From a single Silene latifolia isolate original U9 population chromosome 6, ASM4854445v1, whole genome shotgun sequence genomic region:
- the LOC141588342 gene encoding uncharacterized protein LOC141588342, producing MHNTRSTNHPLKPYNSEIERTLFRLRYISGSQLVVFEHPDSEKDIHSDSDTSEISITTENMARETRTLKELTTPNLVVQPLCITFPALDDGVTFELKSGLIHQLPSFSGTSIEDPNKHLSDFHIVCTGMKPVDVTDEQLKLSAFHFSLKGNARDWLINYLPPASITTWIGMKKAFLEKYFPPSRSAQLKRAISNIEQQDGETLYEYLEKFKQLCASCPYHGYSEHDLIMYFCGGLNQDDRRMIHSACGGNIANKNPDEAWEVITELAETSRQFERRPSRRGVSAMGVNPGLEEKVDNIASTLRNMLSGRQMAVICGICSTKGHPSDLCPQMQEGDSQTVNGVWESIPNKKWDPYSNTYNEGWKSHPNFRWVNSQANPSSGPPRGQFIMRPQQQPSVPQAPPQATPSSSMSTEDMIQALTISVTQDRTENKQNFKNLENQVSQLLCSVNRLEAKQSGALPSQTVLNPRENVSAVSLRNGRQLVEIEKPKAKPKVVTIQEEEELVVEDDKLLKDGGEEDASNSKEVTSSMPSYDPLPPFPEALKDTRKKEPDTDIYETFRKCEVNIPLLDLIKSVPRYAKFLKELCTIRRNQKERSLKKPKGKASEFVSALFKSKTPPKCSDPGVFTIPCTIGDTRFERAMLDLGASINVIPFHVYESLNLGPLKSTRVVVQLANRPTVRPRGVVENVMVKLDQLVFPADFYVLDMAQEVDGVPILLGRPFLKTAGTRIDVPNGSLTMEFNGRVVKFEINPPNWTSSTVYSLCAIATNHTSMRSRKPPLPSKDCEILQDSPPREEKRCILLWENLKYAEAGKRKGKIWFDKLIRRKGSGKATQVIYIKSSSAHPVPLVR from the coding sequence ATGCATAATACTCGTTCTACTAACCATCCACTCAAGCCTTACAACTCAGAGATTGAACGAACACTTTTCAGGTTGAGATATATCAGTGGGAGCCAGTTAGTTGTTTTTGAGCACCCAGATTCCGAGAAGGATATACACTCTGATTCAGATACGTCGGAAATTTCTATTACCACTGAGAATATGGCCCGAGAGACCCGTACATTAAAGGAGCTCACAACTCCTAATCTTGTTGTTCAGCCATTATGCATCACTTTTCCAGCATTGGATGATGGAGTTACCTTTGAACTGAAATCTGGATTGATACATCAATTACCGAGTTTCAGTGGGACGAGTATTGAGGATCCGAATAAGCATCTTTCGGACTTTCATATTGTGTGCACCGGTATGAAGCCAGTTGATGTTACAGATGAGCAATTGAAATTGAGTGCCTTTCATTTCTCCTTGAAAGGCAATGCGAGAGACTGGTTAATAAATTATCTACCACCGGCGAGTATCACTACTtggataggtatgaagaaagCATTCTTGGAGAAGTATTTTCCGCCTTCTCGATCAGCTCAACTTAAAAGAGCCATCAGTAATATTGAGCAGCAAGACGGAGAAACTTTGTACGAGTACCTTGAAAAGTTTAAGCAGTTATGTGCCAGTTGCCCCTACCATGGTTACTCCGAACATGATCTCATAATGTACTTTTGTGGTGGATTGAACCAAGATGACCGTCGTATGATTCATTCTGCTTGTGGAGGAAATATAGCCAACAAGAATCCAGATGAAGCTTGGGAGGTTATCACAGAGCTAGCTGAGACCTCTAGACAGTTTGAGAGAAGACCTTCACGGAGAGGAGTGAGTGCTATGGGTGTTAATCCTGGCTTGGAGGAAAAGGTTGATAATATTGCTTCCACGCTCCGTAATATGTTATCTGGCAGACAAATGGCTGTTATTTGTGGTATATGCTCTACTAAGGGTCATCCTAGCGATTTGTGCCCTCAAATGCAAGAGGGTGATTCTCAGACGGTGAATGGTGTATGGGAGAGTATTCCAAACAAGAAATGGGATCCATACTCTAATACTTATAATGAAGGATGGAAATCTCATCCCAACTTCCGTTGGGTAAATTCTCAAGCTAACCCATCATCTGGCCCTCCTAGAGGTCAGTTTATTATGCGACCACAACAGCAACCCTCCGTACCTCAGGCACCACCACAAGCTACACCGAGCTCATCAATGTCTACTGAGGACATGATTCAGGCTCTTACCATCAGTGTCACTCAAGATAGAACAGAAAATAAGCAAAATTTCAAGAATCTTGAGAATCAAGTTAGTCAATTGCTCTGCTCGGTCAATCGGCTGGAAGCTAAACAATCAGGTGCTTTACCATCTCAGACAGTTCTGAATCCTAGAGAGAATGTGAGTGCTGTGTCATTGAGAAATGGTAGACAATTGGTGGAGATCGAAAAGCCAAAAGCTAAGCCTAAGGTGGTGACTattcaagaagaagaggagttAGTGGTGGAAGATGATAAGCTACTGAAAGATGGAGGAGAAGAAGATGCATCTAATTCAAAGGAGGTGACATCATCCATGCCTTCATATGACCCACTGCCACCTTTTCCTGAGGCTTTGAAGGACACAAGGAAGAAGGAGCCTGACACTGATATTTACGAAACCTTTCGTAAATGCGAGGTAAATATTCCTTTACTTGATTTGATTAAAAGTgttcctaggtatgcaaagttttTAAAAGAACTCTGTACAATTAGAAGAAATCAAAAGGAACGTAGTTTGAAAAAGCCAAAGGGTAAAGCTAGTGAATTTGTGTCAGCTTTGTTTAAGAGTAAGACCCCTCCTAAGTGTAGTGACCCGGGTGTCTTTACTATACCTTGCACTATAGGTGATACACGGTTTGAAAGAGCCATGTTAGATCTAGGAGCGTCGATAAATGTCATTCCCTTCCATGTTTATGAGTCTCTTAACCTTGGTCCTTTAAAAAGTACTAGGGTGGTAGTCCAACTTGCTAATAGGCCTACTGTTCGTCCTAGGGGAGTAGTAGAGAATGTAATGGTTAAGCTAGATCAGCTGGTTTTTCCTGCTGATTTCTATGTTTTGGATATGGCACAGGAGGTCGATGGAGTCCCAATTTTATTGGGTCGACCATTCTTAAAGACCGCAGGAACCCGAATTGATGTTCCTAATGGTTCCTTGACTATGGAGTTTAATGGGAGGGTGGTTAAATTTGAAATTAATCCACCTAATTGGACTAGCTCTACGGTTTATTCTCTTTGTGCTATTGCTACTAACCATACTTCTATGAGAAGCCGGAAGCCACCACTTCCGAGCAAAGATTGTGAGATTTTGCAGGACTCCCCACCTAGAGAGGAGAAAAGGTGTATCCTTCTATGGGAGAATCTTAAATATGCTGAGGCTGGTAAAAGGAAGGGTAAGATTTGGTTTGATAAACTAATTCGCCGGAAAGGCTCCGGTAAAGCAACACAAGTCATATATATCAAATCAAGTAGTGCTCACCCCGTTCCATTGGTAAGGTAA